One Fuerstiella marisgermanici DNA window includes the following coding sequences:
- a CDS encoding HlyD family efflux transporter periplasmic adaptor subunit, translating to MIDLSPVHRVIHVAAGRETPGFMNRTSSSNLFDQLPHGYRIDVRFGTTYDRAPSGADDLTMICGVDTREAVILNRLGVYFLAQVALWQRREAAAFADELGMSLSTLLEEQWIEQAHRICRPQPVEPSSNSRHLPASVIRTVSLLGCALLVGCMAVYWMSLRTNPSLRGVLSADITSLRVPAESRLLESFVEAGDEIFSGDKLITLEKTEHVAMIRLQEERVRELERQLRQAEAQAALDLAWRSRELDRELSDVRTRAHLIQEVKRTAAEDSHGSASVSSESPSEPSKGIAAQTVSQSQFYEEPETSQTPNSMVFISGASGKSSIDVARPAAPLQIAPVAPQPKPQKVVLASEPKPDAMLSVEAKNVEQRLQRLEELRSLLPKQVRTAAGVESVRLQYEEANQRLTEMNTLSREVAVLCPSHGKVGQVRYQPGDNMSTGEIMLKILHTDRRYVLLHVPTRRVNEIQPGTVVELVFPGDGHYRGKVSNLPMLAESSPPGGTSLVTVRVEPVGRLWPEIPIGSQIDVVVGSKRLF from the coding sequence GTGATCGATCTTAGTCCTGTGCATCGCGTTATCCACGTGGCGGCAGGGCGGGAGACACCGGGATTCATGAATCGCACATCGTCATCGAACCTGTTTGACCAATTGCCTCACGGCTACCGCATCGACGTGCGATTCGGCACGACGTACGACCGCGCTCCGTCTGGTGCTGATGATCTGACAATGATTTGCGGGGTCGATACGCGCGAAGCCGTTATCCTGAATCGTCTTGGCGTCTACTTTCTGGCTCAGGTTGCGCTATGGCAGCGGCGAGAAGCAGCAGCATTTGCTGATGAGCTCGGCATGAGTCTTTCCACCTTGCTGGAAGAGCAGTGGATTGAACAAGCACATCGTATTTGTCGCCCGCAGCCTGTTGAGCCGTCAAGTAATTCACGCCATCTGCCGGCGTCGGTGATACGCACGGTATCGCTGCTCGGTTGCGCCCTGCTGGTGGGTTGCATGGCCGTTTACTGGATGAGTCTGCGAACGAATCCTTCGCTACGCGGCGTCCTGTCGGCTGACATTACTTCGCTGCGTGTTCCTGCTGAATCCCGTCTGCTGGAGTCATTTGTTGAGGCGGGTGACGAAATTTTTTCCGGTGACAAACTGATCACCCTGGAGAAAACTGAACACGTCGCCATGATCCGTCTGCAGGAAGAACGAGTTCGCGAACTGGAACGTCAACTACGTCAGGCCGAAGCTCAGGCTGCTCTGGATCTCGCATGGCGTAGCCGGGAACTCGATCGTGAGTTGTCCGACGTCCGCACTCGAGCTCACCTGATTCAGGAAGTCAAGCGGACGGCGGCAGAGGATTCGCACGGTTCGGCGTCTGTGTCCAGTGAAAGCCCATCAGAACCGAGCAAAGGAATCGCCGCTCAGACGGTTTCGCAGTCTCAGTTCTATGAAGAACCCGAAACATCGCAGACTCCCAACAGCATGGTATTTATCAGCGGGGCGTCAGGGAAATCGTCGATCGACGTCGCTCGTCCCGCTGCACCGCTACAGATTGCACCAGTGGCACCTCAACCCAAACCTCAGAAGGTCGTCCTGGCGTCTGAACCGAAGCCGGACGCGATGTTGAGCGTCGAAGCGAAGAACGTTGAACAACGCCTTCAGCGATTGGAAGAACTCCGCAGCCTGTTGCCCAAACAGGTTCGCACGGCCGCTGGCGTGGAAAGTGTTCGGCTGCAGTACGAAGAAGCGAATCAGCGGCTGACAGAAATGAATACTCTTAGCCGCGAAGTCGCCGTGCTGTGTCCATCGCATGGTAAGGTCGGCCAGGTGCGGTATCAGCCCGGTGACAACATGTCGACCGGTGAAATCATGCTGAAGATTTTGCACACGGATCGACGCTACGTGCTGCTTCATGTGCCAACGCGGCGAGTCAACGAAATTCAGCCGGGAACTGTTGTTGAGCTCGTCTTCCCGGGCGATGGTCATTATCGCGGCAAGGTTTCTAACCTGCCGATGCTCGCAGAATCTTCACCGCCCGGCGGCACGAGTTTAGTGACGGTTCGAGTTGAACCTGTCGGACGACTGTGGCCCGAAATTCCGATCGGCAGCCAGATTGATGTGGTCGTGGGGAGCAAGCGACTTTTTTAG
- the nusG gene encoding transcription termination/antitermination protein NusG, with translation MPILDQEPDLYPDNLLSSPEIIVPDGNWFAIYTLSRREKDLMRRLRTQKIAHYGPMVAKRTRSPAGRMRTSYAPLFTGYVFVCASEEDRYNTVATGCVSKCIPVVDPEILVKDLQQIRTLEEHGEDLQAEVRPTVGQMARIVRGPLKDRELVGTITQVKNQHRLTVLVNFLQQGASITVDEADIELI, from the coding sequence ATGCCAATTCTTGACCAGGAACCGGACCTGTATCCGGACAACCTGCTTTCCTCACCCGAGATCATTGTGCCGGACGGCAACTGGTTCGCCATCTACACGCTGTCTCGGCGCGAAAAAGATCTCATGCGGCGTCTGCGCACGCAAAAGATCGCTCACTACGGACCGATGGTCGCTAAACGTACGCGATCACCGGCTGGCCGCATGCGCACCAGTTATGCGCCGCTGTTCACCGGCTACGTATTTGTATGTGCATCGGAAGAAGACCGCTACAACACTGTGGCGACCGGATGCGTATCCAAGTGTATTCCTGTGGTCGATCCTGAAATTCTGGTCAAAGACCTGCAGCAGATCCGAACGCTGGAAGAACATGGCGAAGACCTGCAGGCGGAAGTTCGGCCAACGGTGGGCCAGATGGCAAGAATCGTACGCGGCCCCCTGAAGGACAGAGAACTGGTCGGCACGATCACTCAGGTTAAGAACCAGCACAGGCTGACAGTTTTGGTGAACTTCCTGCAGCAGGGCGCATCGATCACGGTGGATGAAGCCGACATCGAACTGATTTAG
- a CDS encoding sugar nucleotide-binding protein, producing MYVLLGGHGYVGTAIQRFLAQQQLPFQVVSRSDVDYSSRDALRTFLGETRPEFLINAAGFTGRPNVDACELQKADCLDGNAVLPGVIRDVCENLKLPWGHVSSGCIYTGAKPDGSGFTEADPPNFSFRQDNCSFYSGTKALGEEVLDGATQCYVWRLRIPFNEFNSPRNYISKMINYDRLLDATNSLSHLGEFAAACVACWTQKVDFGIYNLTNPGAVTTREVVNMIQQQGLSDKQFSFFETEEEFMKLAAATPRSNCVLDSSKAIAAGLPLSPVEDALQMAMKNWK from the coding sequence ATGTATGTTCTCCTCGGCGGCCACGGATACGTGGGCACCGCTATTCAGCGATTTCTCGCACAACAGCAACTGCCTTTTCAGGTCGTCTCTCGCAGCGACGTTGACTATTCCAGTCGAGATGCGCTGAGGACTTTCCTGGGGGAAACGCGCCCTGAGTTTCTGATTAACGCAGCTGGGTTCACGGGCCGCCCTAATGTCGATGCCTGTGAATTGCAGAAGGCCGACTGTCTGGATGGTAACGCTGTGTTGCCCGGAGTCATCCGTGACGTTTGTGAAAACCTGAAGCTGCCCTGGGGGCACGTTTCGTCCGGCTGTATCTACACCGGAGCGAAGCCTGATGGCAGCGGGTTCACAGAAGCCGACCCGCCCAACTTTTCCTTCCGCCAGGACAACTGCAGCTTCTATTCCGGCACGAAAGCGCTGGGCGAAGAGGTCCTGGACGGGGCAACTCAATGCTATGTGTGGCGGCTCCGCATTCCGTTCAACGAATTCAATTCACCTCGCAACTACATTAGCAAGATGATCAATTACGATCGGTTGCTGGACGCGACCAATAGCCTGTCGCATCTTGGCGAATTTGCGGCGGCGTGCGTGGCCTGCTGGACTCAGAAAGTCGACTTCGGAATCTACAACCTGACCAACCCGGGGGCAGTGACGACTCGCGAAGTCGTCAACATGATTCAGCAACAGGGTCTTAGCGATAAGCAGTTCTCCTTCTTTGAAACAGAAGAAGAATTCATGAAGCTCGCGGCCGCCACGCCTCGGTCCAATTGCGTCTTGGACAGCAGCAAGGCCATTGCAGCCGGGCTGCCGTTAAGTCCCGTAGAAGACGCTTTGCAGATGGCTATGAAGAACTGGAAATAA
- a CDS encoding thioredoxin domain-containing protein — translation MSQTGFAAFLKVGVAVISLLPNAIAEESPAHAKDQPANRLAQESSPYLLLHAHNPVDWYPWGPEAFEKAKREEKPIFLSVGYSSCYWCHVMERKVFSDGPIAEFLNEHFVNIKVDREERPDIDDIYMTSLLVYQQLVGGRGGGGWPLSMFLTPEGNPIAGATYLPPNDSPERGPGFLTAATKISTLWNNNREALERSGELMAAQVQRMTRPGVDLEATALNADLVTAAVDEVQEMYDPVWGGVDFKATNPDGPRFPNVPRMELVLDAFEASGDKDLLDIVEQSLLKMARGGIRDHLAGGFHRYSTDRKWLVPHFEKMLYDQAMLLGVYTRTARLSNNNLLAEVAAEIADFVLRDMTTPEGGFCSALDAETNAIEGEYYVWSKQEIQDTLGAKDSSLFEQVYGLNAENSFEHGFVLHLPSPLAAVAAEQKQELSSLEEKLQQHRSKLLEVRSKRERPLLDDKVLTAWNALMIRALAYSGRELQRPQDTDAAARATNFLLTNLRSADGNLLRTWRNGAPKHNGYLDDYAFLVDALLELHTTTNDQKWLEEATKLASQQVESFYDETLQAFYFTSSNHEQLIARTSSVYDSVFASANSVSVRNLIRLDQHNKSSQFRSIAADTLQRFAPVLEKSPASCCGLARSLDLWLTTAKDREADAESVSHVKTIGATLTAASEQRMQSPNSNYILTGSDNDKTPATVGTPDDANPNASTAAVIEQTAFKPFVPGPDDTAAKDEKPKLVKVKIYPLYNKLPRGGKCYVAIELDIKDGWHINANPSNPDYMKPTKVEINTKQKVKLTKLKYPKHHTLQLFETATHVYDGKIMVYGILEIDEKETAKVAELEFHVHFQACNSSECLLPDEVVMKGKLQLAKPGETLKKINEEKFRKLLESLKKAKQS, via the coding sequence ATGAGTCAAACTGGTTTTGCCGCCTTCCTTAAGGTTGGCGTCGCCGTGATTTCTTTGTTGCCAAATGCCATCGCCGAGGAATCGCCGGCTCACGCGAAGGATCAGCCTGCAAATCGGCTGGCGCAGGAATCAAGCCCATACCTGCTGCTGCATGCCCACAACCCGGTGGACTGGTATCCATGGGGACCGGAAGCGTTCGAAAAAGCGAAACGCGAAGAAAAGCCGATCTTCCTGTCCGTTGGCTATAGCAGTTGCTACTGGTGCCACGTGATGGAACGCAAGGTTTTCTCCGACGGCCCCATTGCAGAATTTCTGAACGAGCACTTCGTTAACATCAAAGTCGACCGGGAAGAACGCCCGGATATCGACGACATCTACATGACCAGTCTGCTGGTGTACCAGCAACTTGTGGGCGGTCGAGGCGGCGGAGGCTGGCCGCTATCGATGTTCCTCACGCCTGAAGGCAACCCGATTGCCGGCGCAACCTACCTGCCTCCAAATGACAGCCCTGAACGTGGTCCTGGATTTTTGACGGCCGCCACGAAGATCTCCACCCTGTGGAACAACAACCGTGAGGCCTTAGAACGATCCGGAGAGCTGATGGCGGCTCAGGTGCAGCGAATGACGCGGCCCGGTGTTGACCTGGAAGCGACAGCACTGAACGCCGACCTCGTGACCGCTGCCGTGGATGAGGTCCAGGAAATGTACGACCCGGTCTGGGGCGGCGTCGACTTTAAAGCAACCAATCCGGATGGGCCACGTTTTCCTAACGTGCCGCGGATGGAACTGGTGCTGGATGCCTTCGAAGCGTCTGGTGACAAAGACCTGCTGGACATCGTCGAACAGTCGTTGCTAAAGATGGCTCGTGGAGGAATTCGCGATCACCTTGCTGGCGGCTTTCATCGTTACAGCACCGACCGAAAGTGGCTCGTCCCGCACTTCGAAAAAATGCTGTACGACCAGGCCATGCTGCTGGGCGTTTATACGCGGACAGCCAGGCTAAGTAACAATAACCTGCTGGCCGAAGTGGCAGCTGAGATCGCCGACTTTGTGCTTCGCGACATGACAACGCCCGAAGGCGGTTTCTGTTCCGCTCTGGATGCAGAAACCAACGCCATCGAAGGCGAATACTATGTCTGGTCGAAGCAGGAAATCCAGGACACGTTGGGAGCTAAAGACAGCTCGCTGTTCGAACAAGTGTATGGACTGAATGCAGAAAACTCATTCGAACATGGCTTCGTATTGCACCTGCCAAGTCCACTGGCTGCCGTCGCAGCGGAACAGAAGCAGGAACTATCCAGCCTGGAAGAAAAACTGCAGCAGCATCGCTCGAAGCTGCTGGAAGTTCGGTCGAAGCGTGAACGCCCACTTCTTGATGACAAGGTTCTGACTGCGTGGAATGCCCTCATGATTCGAGCCCTGGCGTACAGCGGACGCGAACTACAGAGGCCCCAGGACACAGACGCTGCAGCACGGGCGACCAATTTCCTGCTGACAAACCTGCGTTCAGCAGACGGCAATCTTCTCCGGACGTGGCGCAACGGGGCACCAAAGCATAACGGCTATCTGGACGACTATGCATTCCTGGTCGACGCTCTGTTGGAACTGCACACCACAACAAACGATCAAAAATGGCTGGAAGAAGCGACGAAGTTGGCAAGCCAACAGGTGGAATCGTTCTACGACGAAACGCTGCAGGCGTTCTACTTCACATCCAGCAACCACGAACAGCTCATCGCACGCACCAGCTCTGTCTACGATTCCGTGTTCGCGTCTGCCAACAGCGTGTCGGTTCGCAATCTGATTCGCCTCGACCAACACAACAAGTCCTCACAGTTTCGCAGCATCGCAGCCGACACCTTGCAGCGATTCGCACCAGTGCTGGAAAAATCGCCGGCCTCCTGCTGCGGGCTAGCACGGTCGCTCGATCTTTGGCTGACAACGGCCAAAGATCGCGAGGCAGACGCTGAGAGCGTTAGCCACGTCAAAACAATCGGTGCAACCTTGACGGCGGCTTCCGAGCAGCGGATGCAAAGCCCTAATTCGAACTACATTTTGACCGGCTCTGACAACGACAAGACACCGGCCACCGTTGGCACGCCTGACGATGCCAATCCAAACGCCAGCACTGCAGCCGTAATTGAGCAGACGGCATTCAAGCCTTTCGTGCCGGGTCCGGACGATACTGCCGCCAAGGATGAGAAGCCGAAGTTGGTGAAGGTAAAAATCTACCCGCTGTACAACAAGCTTCCGCGCGGAGGAAAGTGTTATGTGGCGATTGAGCTCGACATCAAAGATGGCTGGCACATCAATGCGAACCCTTCGAACCCCGACTACATGAAGCCGACGAAAGTCGAAATCAACACGAAGCAAAAAGTGAAGCTCACCAAGCTCAAATATCCCAAGCACCACACCCTGCAACTGTTTGAAACAGCGACACACGTCTACGACGGTAAGATCATGGTGTACGGCATATTGGAAATTGACGAAAAGGAAACAGCCAAGGTTGCGGAACTTGAGTTCCACGTCCACTTCCAGGCCTGCAATTCCAGCGAATGTCTGCTTCCGGACGAAGTGGTCATGAAAGGCAAACTGCAACTCGCCAAGCCGGGTGAGACACTGAAGAAGATCAACGAAGAGAAGTTCCGCAAGCTGCTGGAAAGCCTGAAAAAGGCGAAGCAGTCTTAG
- a CDS encoding MotA/TolQ/ExbB proton channel family protein, with protein MATPSYSRAPQAWPGVFTFARGSAACLLAMALMSTAVVGQEPASELDPVNAAGETAGLEATPSAIPSSPQEIVSAVGWPFAIVFAVASIVAVCCAVDRLVVLRHRRVIPKAFVDRFLQHLRSGRMDKPNAIAVCQQDGSPMADVFLHGVRKWGKPSVEIEQAVIDGGERQISQLKKRLRVLNGVATVSPLIGLLGTVIGMIQAFNRIAQSNAMGQAEQLAGGIAMALLTTAIGLFIAIPALTAYMYLAGKIDALVVEMDRLGQELVHLISGEALRERGQIKPRPAGDGATGGKKPVKPKQT; from the coding sequence ATGGCGACCCCGTCTTACTCTCGTGCGCCGCAGGCGTGGCCTGGCGTTTTCACGTTCGCGCGAGGCTCTGCTGCCTGCCTGCTTGCGATGGCGTTGATGTCTACGGCAGTCGTGGGGCAGGAACCCGCGTCAGAATTAGACCCAGTCAACGCGGCTGGTGAGACGGCAGGTTTGGAAGCGACGCCGTCAGCAATTCCCAGCTCGCCTCAGGAAATTGTGTCGGCCGTCGGCTGGCCCTTCGCGATCGTCTTTGCTGTCGCTTCCATTGTCGCTGTGTGCTGTGCGGTCGACAGGCTGGTCGTGTTGCGACATCGGCGCGTGATCCCGAAAGCATTCGTGGACCGTTTTCTGCAGCACCTGCGTTCCGGACGAATGGACAAACCAAACGCGATTGCGGTTTGCCAACAGGACGGCAGCCCGATGGCGGACGTCTTTCTGCATGGCGTTCGCAAGTGGGGTAAGCCGAGTGTCGAGATCGAACAAGCGGTCATCGATGGCGGAGAACGGCAGATCAGCCAGTTGAAGAAACGGCTGCGAGTCCTCAACGGCGTCGCAACAGTGAGTCCTTTGATTGGACTGCTGGGAACCGTGATTGGTATGATTCAGGCGTTCAACCGCATTGCTCAAAGCAACGCCATGGGCCAGGCGGAACAACTGGCGGGCGGAATTGCGATGGCACTTCTCACCACCGCGATCGGGCTGTTCATTGCCATCCCGGCACTTACGGCCTACATGTATCTGGCCGGAAAGATCGACGCGCTGGTGGTGGAAATGGACCGGCTGGGTCAGGAACTCGTGCATCTTATTTCCGGCGAAGCACTGCGAGAACGAGGTCAGATCAAGCCTCGCCCGGCGGGGGATGGAGCAACTGGCGGGAAGAAGCCCGTCAAGCCGAAGCAAACGTAG